TGCGATGCAGGACGATGTCACCGACGGCGTGCAATGGGCGGTTAAGGAAGGCATCGCCGACCCGAAACGGGTCTGCATCGTCGGCGGCTCTTATGGCGGCTATGCCGCGATGTGGGGGATCGCCAAGGATCCCGACCTGTATCGCTGCGCGATTTCGATCAACGGCGTCGCCAATCTGCGCCGCGAGGTCAATGATTTCGGTGGGCTGATGCGCGAACGCCTCTATCGAAGCCAGTGGCAGAAGATGACCCCCGATTTCGCCGCAGTGTCGCCGATCAATGCGATTGCCCGGATCAAGACCCCGCTGCTGCTGATCCACGGCAAGAAGGACGTCACCGTCGATCACGGCCAGTCGTCGCGCATGTATGGGGCGATGACGAAGGCCGGCAAGTCGGTCGAGTTCGTATCGGTGCCGCTTGCCGACCATTATTTCACACGTCAGGCCGATCGCATGACATTACTGACGTCGATCGAAACCTTCCTCGCAAAGCATAATCCGGCCGACTGAGCCGATACTACATTGCAGCTTCGATCCCCGCGGCGACGCAGGCCTCGTCCTGCTCGGGCAGCGCGCCGCTCGCAGCGGCGACACCGATCATCCGGCCGTCGACGATCACCGGAACGCCGCCGCCGATCGCCACGGCATCAAAGGCATTTTGCGCGGACGGGTCCATCTTCGCGACCTCGCGGCTGCTGCGCCCGGTGCGGAAGACGGTGCGCGCCTTGCCCTGCGCAAGAACGCCGCTGGTGCGCGTCGCACCGTCCATGCCGACGAAACGAATGAGGTCGCCATATTCGCTCAGCACCGCGACATGCACCTTCCACCCCGATTTCGCGGCGAGCGCGAGGCAGGTGTCGGTGATCGTCTGCGCGTCGGCGGCATCGATCCTGCGGTCGCGCTTCAGTTCGGCGCTGACGGGGGACATCGGCAGAATGAAGGCGGCGATAGCGGTGGCGAGGGTCGCGCGGATCATTGGCATTTCTCCATTTTTCACGGCGCGGGCGGCGCGGCGGCGCGGGCGTTCCAGTCGGGGGTTTCCTGCCCGGCCAGATTGTTCAGGAAGAAATCGAATTGCTTGCGCTGGCCGTAATCGACCGGGCCGGTCGAGCGGCCGACCGCATGGCCCCCGCCCGGGACGACGAGCAGGTCGAAGACCTTGTTGGACTTCACCAGCGCGCTCACCACCTGCATCGTCGACGCGGGGTCGACATTCTCATCCTGCTCGCCGACGATCATCAACAGCTTGCCCTTGAGCCGCCAGGCGTTGTCGACGCCCGACGAGGCCGAATAGCTGGCATCGACCGGCCAGCCCATCCACTGTTCGTTCCAGCTGATCTTGTCCATGCGGTTGTCGAAACAGCCCGCAAAGGCGACCCCGACCTTATAGAATTCGGGATAGAACAACAGGCCCGACAATGTGTTCTGCCCGCCCGCCGATCCGCCATAGAGACCGACGCGCGAGATGTCGTAAGCGGGATTTTGCGCCGCGACCGCCTTGTGCCAGAGGATGCGATCGGGAAAGCCCGCATCGCCGATATTCTTCCAGGCGACATCATGGAACGCCTTCGAGCGATTGAGCGTACCCATGCCGTCGATCTGGACGACGATGAAGCCAAGGTCGGCGAGCGACTGCATCCCGACGACCTTGTCGCCCCCCGAATGATAGCCGAACGGCCACCATGTCTTGGGCACGAAGCTCGAATGCGGGCCGGCATAGATATTCTCGATCACCGGATAGCGCTTCGCCGGATCGAAATCGCGCGGGCGGACGATCAGGCCGTAAATGTCGGTCTGCCCGTCGCGGCCTTTCGCGACGAAGGGTTCGGGCGCCTTGAAACCCGCCGCGAGCAGTTTTGAGATATCGGCGCGCTCAAGCGCCGCGACGAGGCTGCCGTCGCGCGTGCGACGCAGTTCGGCGACGGGCGGCAGGTCGACGCGTGAATAGGTGTCGACGTACAGGCTCATGTCGGGCGACAAGGCAATGTCATGATAGGCATTGGCGCTGGTCAATGGGGTCAGCTTGCTGCCGTCGAAATCGATCCGGTAAAAATGCTGGAAATAGGGGTCTTCGCCCGCGTTCATTCCGCTCGCGGTGAAATATATCTGCCGTTTCGCCTCATCGACTTTGACGACATCGCGGACGACCCACGCACCCTTTGTGACCTGCGTTTTCACCGCGCCGGTGGCGCCGTCAAAAAGATAGAGATGGTTCCACCCGTCGCGTTCGGACATCCAGATGACTTCGCGTCCGTTATCGAGGTCGTAACGGAAGCGGCGCCCCTGGTTGATGAAGCTCTTCGCCTCTTCGGTTACCGCGGCGTGGGGCGCCCCCGTGACCGCATCGATCGACACGACGCGCGCGAGTTGGTGGCCGCGCTGCTCGTAAACGAAACTGACGCTGGCGCTGTCCTTCCGCCATTCGAGTTTCGTCATGTCATAAGGATTGGCGAACAGTTCGCCCGGCACCGAAAGCTGCCGCCCCGCTGCGACATCGAACAAGGCCGGCTGGTCGATGTCGACCGCGTCACCGGGCTTCGGATAGAGCTGTTCCATCACACGCGGCTGCACCTGATCGGCGGGGGTCGAGAGGATGCGGGTGACGATCCGGCGAAAGCCGGGTCGGACGCGGTACGCCGCGAGCTTCGCCGAATCGGGTGACCAGACGATCGATTCGGGATCGTAGAAATTGGCGTCGGAACCGTCGGTGCTGATCCGTTTCCACGCGCCGCCGATCGGGCGCACCGCGATGTTGAAATTTTCGACATGCGCCTCCCACTTGCCGTCGGGCGAGCGGCGCGGGCTGTTGTCGGCGGGGACCGCAAGGTCGCGTACGACGCCGAAGGCACGCGGCTGACCCACGCGTGGGGTCTCGGCGCAGACATAGTCGGCGAGGCTGCATTGCCAGCTATCGTCGTGCAGCGAGAATTTGATTGCCTTGCCGTCGGGCAAGAAAGCGAAGCTTTCGAACGGCAGGCGCAACGCCGCGTAGCTTTCCCCCGTCGCCTTGCCGAGCGCCGACGCGAGGCGCTGCTGGTCGAAGCTCGGCCGCTTCTTTCCCGACTTCGCGTCATAGGTGACGAAAGCGAAGCCCCCGGG
This sequence is a window from Sphingopyxis sp. USTB-05. Protein-coding genes within it:
- a CDS encoding heme-binding protein; translation: MIRATLATAIAAFILPMSPVSAELKRDRRIDAADAQTITDTCLALAAKSGWKVHVAVLSEYGDLIRFVGMDGATRTSGVLAQGKARTVFRTGRSSREVAKMDPSAQNAFDAVAIGGGVPVIVDGRMIGVAAASGALPEQDEACVAAGIEAAM
- a CDS encoding DPP IV N-terminal domain-containing protein, with the translated sequence MRFGNIMLAFALVATPAAAQISEADIDRSLALRESWIGLTENVAFAGHWTADGRGYAYRKTVPGGFAFVTYDAKSGKKRPSFDQQRLASALGKATGESYAALRLPFESFAFLPDGKAIKFSLHDDSWQCSLADYVCAETPRVGQPRAFGVVRDLAVPADNSPRRSPDGKWEAHVENFNIAVRPIGGAWKRISTDGSDANFYDPESIVWSPDSAKLAAYRVRPGFRRIVTRILSTPADQVQPRVMEQLYPKPGDAVDIDQPALFDVAAGRQLSVPGELFANPYDMTKLEWRKDSASVSFVYEQRGHQLARVVSIDAVTGAPHAAVTEEAKSFINQGRRFRYDLDNGREVIWMSERDGWNHLYLFDGATGAVKTQVTKGAWVVRDVVKVDEAKRQIYFTASGMNAGEDPYFQHFYRIDFDGSKLTPLTSANAYHDIALSPDMSLYVDTYSRVDLPPVAELRRTRDGSLVAALERADISKLLAAGFKAPEPFVAKGRDGQTDIYGLIVRPRDFDPAKRYPVIENIYAGPHSSFVPKTWWPFGYHSGGDKVVGMQSLADLGFIVVQIDGMGTLNRSKAFHDVAWKNIGDAGFPDRILWHKAVAAQNPAYDISRVGLYGGSAGGQNTLSGLLFYPEFYKVGVAFAGCFDNRMDKISWNEQWMGWPVDASYSASSGVDNAWRLKGKLLMIVGEQDENVDPASTMQVVSALVKSNKVFDLLVVPGGGHAVGRSTGPVDYGQRKQFDFFLNNLAGQETPDWNARAAAPPAP